ACGTTAGAGCGCTTGATTGAAAAGGTTCTCGATTGTAGATATCATGCACTGTAGAGTGCTCAGTAAAACTAGCAACTATGCTAAACTGGAATCAGGGATTTTGTCTTTactttaaacagaataaaacataataacatatAACATGCAGTCTTATAAAAAACACACCACTACAGCCCTATCAGTGACTGGCACTGTACATCTGAACTTGTGCCACACTGCATAAACCTTCTAGCAGTTTAAAACAGTGTCCAAGTACAGAGTACAGCACGAGGCATTATCAGGATTTCaattattagtatatatatatatatttttttattaagtgtcGACCTCATCATTAGCAGTTGATCTAGCCCTAGTGTAGATGcagtgacacagacacacacacacacacacacacacacacacacacacacacacacacacacacacacacacacacacacacacacacagtacctttctgTATTTCTTGGGCACCATGTAGAGATGTGGTTCTTCCTCCCTCCCAATGGGAGACTCTGGAACCTGGTTATAGCTGtcatactcactctctgcctccTTGGTCTTGTATGGTACCTGGAGTTTCAACATTAAGAGAGAACGTTTCCATCTGCCAGTGGGACTGGCGTGAAAGCAATCTGAAATCAGACTCGTTCATTTCCAGCAGCAGATCACATCAGTTTCAACTTGGTCTCTGTCAGCCCTGGGCAggattgcaggctggcagaactcgCTGTCTCCTCACTGACTTTTACAGACTGGCATGTGGAAACACGTCGCTTGATTAGAATCTAGGATACAAACGACTTGCCACTAGACTCCTGCACTGGTGTCTCTAATCCGCTACAATCCGCTATTTTTATTCTACATGTTCCTAATATCAAATTTGCTTGGAAATATGACACACATGCATCTATGTTGCACCCCTGTTTTcaagagcaaaacaaatattactcaaaaaacacagaaatattaaATTTCCAGTTGGTTCTGCAAAAAAGCCAGCCTAGTGATgaagagcaaaatacaggaaaataaccTAATAACGAGTCTTTGTAGTTCAGCCACGAGAGTGAAAAGGCAAAACCAAAAGCTCATTAGGCTATGACAGCAGCTGTACTGCAGCACTTTCACAAATAAACatgattgtgacagagagcgaatgaatccgagtcaacaatctccctcccgacctgtgagggcgctgtataacgggaacagagtgccccggactggatggtttgacagttcattccagggtcagttggaagtcggccatccagaagggggcggagtcacaataccagaagccATCACCTTAATacagtaggcgatgtgtcagtcacggattggaggacaCATGATTGCACTCACTACTGAAGGGGGCGTGACAGAgagtatatcaggggatgtggagAAGAGATCCTTTCCTTTGTTATAATTacagaaagacctgtaaaggacgtaCGAGTGTGATTTAACCATGAGTGTTTTTCGTGTTGTTTTGGTCTgtctattaataattgtatttgtcaaTGCTAGACAGCTAAActatctgggagctgtcgctaaaagcCAGCACCAATCCCGGAgcacactgcactactgtttcactgaCTGCTGTATAGGAGTGCACTAGGAGACTATTGGACTAGTGatcgtgtgtatgtgtgtgtgtgtgtgtgtgtgtgtgtgtatgtataaagtGTGTATCATTGTGTATGCCAGTTACTACTATTTGCagcacaaataaagagctgtttttcactgtgtactgtgttgtgtttgttcttactgagcactgcatcacctctacacctgcgccctgcaaaccactttgccacaatgctatAGCAGGACTTGTTGGCACACAGACTTGTTACAAGGGGTTTAGGTGACAATACGGATGGTCCCCCGAGCCTGTATTTGCTCAGGGCCTTGCCTGGTTTCGCAGTCTGTTCCTGGGATTGGGAGCATAGCCGATAAACCCAACTGTCTTCATAGTGCGGAGGATCTCCGGGTCCACTGGAGGAGCGTGTCTAGGGAAGAGCAGTTTGAGAACGGGTTAGCACAGGCTGCCACGTGCATAGATCTTACTGGCTGCTAACTAGAACAGAGGAAAActgaggaggccattcggcccatgcGCATCCCGTTCCCAGTatctgactgatctcaaaactgtcGAGTCTTAAAGgaccccagtgattcagcatcaacaacatggctagatAACTCactccacaccctcaccactctgtgtgaagaagtgtctcctaccctctgtctgAAGTCTATTTCCACTTCATTTTATACAGTGTCCTctgatcctggtttctgtgctgtgcttaaagtattgattagaattttaaactccttttaagattaaagacttcaatcaagttccACCTAATTAGTCTGTTCTAGTCTCCTTTGATTTATACTCTGCACTTCTGACTATGTATTAGGGGTAGTACTGACAAGTCAACTATACAGTGACAGTCGACCTCACAAATTGGCAGATAACTGAACTGCACCCTTCAATTTCAAATACTACCAGCAAAACTAAACttcatgtttctgtgtgttaAAAAGCATATACCAGTAGCAAACTAgcaatatcaatattttatttgtattcagctgtttgaattgaaatggaaagTCAATGTGGAGCATGCGGTTTCAGAAAAGGCGCAATAAGCAAGTAATAAATGACATTCTGaaaaattaacagttttaaaacattcCATGCACCTTTTGATGGcttctcatttaaaaacaatcttcAAACACTCCTTGAAATCACACTACCAATTCACCAATTTCttattagtgttattttattttttaaatagtccaAAACTATTTACACCACCACTTTTGAGTGGTCCAGTGTATATTTTGATGctgcaaaaaaacagaaactgaccCTTAAAATACTTCTCGAATGCAGTCAATCAAGGCCTTCAAATTCAATTAGTGTTTACACTTGACAAATATTAGTTCAGCAGCTCTGTCATTCACATCTTCTTGATCACTAGTTGTTCTACCCCTACTATATACCCAAGCACTTCGCTTGCCTTGTTACTTTCTTCCCCACCCTGTGTGGAACTCTTTCCCCAGTTCCCCTGGTGTTACCTGGGCTGTGGGAGAATGCATGCAGAAGACCAGTCTGACAGCAGCTGCTCAGGGCTGCTCAGAGGCACTGGGATGAGGGAGAGGGGCAGCAGGTCATGGTTCCAGTCCAGGTGGGGTAGCGTGTCCACCATGCAGGGCAGTGCAAAGTCAGGCTCCCGCGAGTAGCTGTTGAAGGAGGCCTCAGCTGAGTCGGTCCACAGGTGCACACAGCCCCCCGAGTCCCCAAATGCCAGCGCCCGCTTGCTGGAGGACACGTCGAAACTCATGAGCTGACCCACCGTGTTCACATGGAACACATCAGCCAGGTTAGCCAGGCCTGTGGGCTCACAGAACTGACACTGCCCTGGGGAGAGAAGCCAAAGGGAATAAGAAATCACAGATTGGGTGTAAGAAAGCACACCCCTGGACTAGGGGTAACACtgaatagaaaagtgacagtcggCTTTAGAAACTGTCTGACTAATCCATGcttcaatttcaaagcagcagcaacacagtAATGTTTTTGTGTCTTTAAAAGCTGTAGCGGAGAACGAGCAACGTCAGTATTTTGATTGTATTCAGCTGCTTGAATTGAAAGCGACTGTGTAGCGTGTGGTTTCACAGGGACAGAAGTGCAGGTGCCGTTGCAATCTCAAAtgcataaattacatttaaacacagcgcacataaattacataaacacagcacacatacagcacagtgttGCAAAACATTCACCAACAGAGCACCAGATAGAATCAAACACACGATTCATTAATATCTTTTCTAAAGTACCAACTGGTCGACTATTTTTACCTTGACAATTCGATTCGGCGTTATAGgagacttcttcacacagagtggtgagggtatgatgggttacctagccatgttgctgaATCACTCGGACACTTTAAACCCGACTTGACTtggttttgagatcaatcagcttctaTGAATTGAGTTAGCAGTAACAGGCTCCTCCTGTTGTCCAGACATTTTAAAGGATCTgaatgattcagcatcagcaatgtttaggggtgcaccgataaagaTTGTCTTGGCCGATACCAATAGGATAGCGATAATAAATAGACAGTGCAGGTAAACTgctagaacaagacatagggcctgtatttaaactgtttaagAATTATGCGTGTTAAATTAACAGATATCGTTTATTTGTTGTATTCATGACAAAAACGAACACGTgctgtttacttgttgcatttacttcagaaaataatacaaagaataacGTAGTATTACATTGTGTGCTTGGGTGCAATTTATACATCTGTTTTACAACACAGTCACgcaaaaataacactttgcatttgtactagtaaaaacacttctaaAGCAAACAATATATAACGTGACATTAACTTCTATAGCCACTTGCTGTTAATCATTGCATATTGTAACTTCGACGTTTAGAGAGTGCACAACTCCTTGGAAGTTCTGGAGACTGTTGTCGTTGCTGCTGTAGTCTtggttttaaaaagtgcttttcagCGAAACGGTTCACGTTCAAGGATTGATCAAGTGATCTACGGAGGAGCAGAGGTGATGCcaaagagagagagacggagcAGAGGCAGCTTCGTAACTAACCGCACATCGATGCtgcatttaaacaattatttgcCTGGTTAATACTATTTTCTTATGAATAACACATACCCCTATATTTACTACGCAGTTCACCGATGGATTtaagtctgttctgctgcacacaactcgctatcccactgctgtcttcagatataaaaaaattaaaaatccaaacaccgctcttttgagatgtatttaatgcattttggtcacacgttacacagcactgggGAAAATGAGTGTTCGTGTTCTTGTGTCATAAGCACGCCTAACCAAACATTCAATTcagtgctggaagaaattcaagcgcGAATATCAGTGTACATTATCGGCTAAAACAACAAACACGGCCGAGAGCCGATTGGGTTTTTTTCTCTTGTATTGGTGCCATGCCTATAGGCTACCGATTATCCATGCATCCCTAACAATGCTGCTTATTGCATCCCAtcacttgtctgtctgtctgtctgtctgtctgtctgtgtgtgtgtgtgtgtgtgtgtgtgtgtgtgtgtgtgtgtgtgtgtgtgtgtgtgtgtctgtgtgtgtgtgtgtgtgtgtctgtgtgtgtgtcctacaCTCTGTCCGAAGTCagcaactgtgtcctctggttcaGGTCTCGGTGCTGTGCTTAAAAGTACTGGTTAAGGTTAACTCTGTCAACCCCTTTTAAGATCTTAgcgacttcaatcaagtcccccttAATTCTGTTCAGCTCCCTCACTCTTTGTAGCGCATTCCTAGCCCTGGGATTAGTCCGGTTGCATTTTGTTTGACTCTTTCCAGGGTCACAGCGTTTGGTATCAGAACTGAACAGAGCAGTGTAGCAGCATTACCAGTCTGTGAGATGATGGCGAGTCTGGAGGTGTAGGTTGGGATGAAGCGCAGGAAGAGGGGGTCCACGTGCACCTGGAGGGGGGAGATGGCCCTCATCATGCGCAGGTCATAGACCATGAGGAAGCGCTCACAGGCCTGCCCGCTCATCCTGCTGGAGAAGCCGCAGGTCACCAGCAGGTTTCCGTGCACGTCAAAGTCAGACAGGCTGCCCGAGTACGCATCGAACTCCTGCTCCAGCGTGAAGGAGCGCAGGTCTCTCAGAGACACCTGCAGCAGCACAAAGACcaagcagagacacacagcaaGATTACTGCAGAACAGCACCCAGCTCGTAACAGCACAGagtgaaaaatacagcagcaagTACCTTTCCAGACGTGTGGCCACAGAAGAAGAATCGGTTGGAATGCCTCATGATGGCCACCCCAGGAACCTCCACAGAGAACTAGGAAAGAGAAACAAAGCAGACTGAGATCACATTAAAACCTTTATACTGTGGTTAAAAGTgcatggtgctaacaaaataattccactaaaTCTTACCCAATATATAATTAGGTAATTAGGTACAATTAGAAGGATTACTTATTTTCTGAATGGTCAAGGTAAAAATAGttgtcactttaaaaaatattagtaGTTTATTTGATGGTGCTCCACTTGTGAACGCACAGTCAGTGCActctattttaaaactgcttaaatgttctgaaatgtcatttatacacaaggctgtgtggtccattggTTCAAGacacaggcttgtaaccaggaggtccccgctCTGTcaccgactcactgtgtgaccccgagcaagtcacttaacctccttgtgctccgtctctcgggtgaaacgttgttgtaagggactctgcagctgatgcatagttcacacacatcctagtctcatatcttgtaaagcactttgtgatggtggtccaattgCACCTGCACTTCTTCCGTCCATGTGAAACCACACGCTACACAATCGCTTTCAATTCAATCAGCTGAATACAATCAAAATACTGGCACTGCTAGTTCTCCACTACAGTTTAAACACACACTAACActactgtgctgctgctgctttgagaCTGAAGCATCCAACACCTGTTTCTGAGGTTGACTAACTGGTGCTACTCCTGAAATGTACTATCATCATTTCGTAGGTCTAATTTGCCTCTATGAAAGACGCACAAAtgaaattatacaatgcactggtacaaCCACACCTACAATATTGAgtacagttctggtccccatatcataagaaagacacgGCTTGTATCAAAGCGAGCGAGCacaggtgggccgaatggccttttctcgttctagaATTTCTTAAGCTGTTATGTTCTTACTGGAGTTTATTGCATTGCCTTGAAAATGAATAAGAACTGTTTATATGCATAAAGTGTTACAGAAATCATAAATTCACATCCGTTTTGAGAAAACTGAACACAGGATTGGCCTACTTTGGATGACTTTCATGGCTGATTTCCATTACGCATTTAATTCAAACACACTAGGAACTACATTACAAAAAGCCTACTATGAGACTGCCAGATTGGATCATCAATTCTGAGAACACTGAAAATGGAATTGGCCTGGTATGCTTTTGGCTTGCGTGACAATCACAATGTTACTTTGTTTGTGAGATTTGGACagagtgtatcagtgtgtgtcgcTATGGCTACAGAGAAGACAGCAGGCAGACCTCTACATCACCAATTACCTTCTGAGTCTCCTGCACAGTGTTGAGGTCGATCTGAGTCACGTAGCTCTGCAGCCCTCCCACCAGCGCTGTGGTATTGTCTGTGAGGAGCAGGCTGTGCATGTCTGCAGATTCCTCCATCCTGAAACAAGCACCTGTTTATTCATCGAACTCCAGTGAACTGACAGCTCTCTTCGAGGTTCTTTACTGCAGGCTAGCGTCAAGTATTACAGAACAGTGAAGCACTTTAAACAGGGTGGAAATTAGAAACTTGAGCCAAAGCACTGTGAAAGGGGTCTGTGAAGACTCTGCCCGGTGTTTAAGTTGTTATGGGGGATACATGACTGTTCCACAAGAATTATCATTTATTGCTCCTCAAGAACTGGAGATTTGAGCTGCACTACATTCAATCGGGATAAGCACCAGcctcatcatgtaatcaaacggTAAATCAAAAAGAGATCATTTCATCCTGTCTTCACTGTGGGAGAGATCAGAGGTAAGGCTTTAAAAAAACTAGCAAGTGAAAAGCAGAAAAGAGGAAGTGTGTGGGAGGCGCTAACTAGGGAGAAAGTCGCGACTTAATAGTGGTTATCGGGATCCTTTTCAGATAACAGaaaatttaaaatgtcattataatCCAACCCGAACAGGAAATCAAACACACTCCCTCCCACTGCATCAACGCTTTAAAAGAAGCTGGAAATTCAACGTGAAACATTTCCACTATAACTCTTTTACAATGGTTCTTCttgtatttcttaattcagctcCAGTGAGTGTTTAAAAGTTATGGATggcttttattttatatcaaatttCCTGAGGATTAatcagattattaaaaaaatcaataaatacaaaacaatcggGTGAAAATCATTTCCGAGTTTTCCAGGTAAATATCCTCGGGGGCGGTCGGAAAAGCAGCTCACCTGTTTCCATTCGGTGTGCATGCAAACCGTGTAATACATTGAGTCTGTATCAGTATTGCTGCGTGTTAGAGCACCAGATTATActaaatacatttcacaaatgTCTCTACGAATGTAAAGTCACAGATTGGTGTAAATTGGTATTGTCACATGTTTGACTGGGCCACGGTTTTGGTGAAAAACTACTAAATACCGACCTACAGGTTTTGTGTAATCGGAGAATTGTTCAGTATAAACCAGTAAACAATAAAGGAGAAGTGACACTCACAGGTAATCGAACATGACGAGCCCCCCCCGGGTCACACATTTCAGGTTGCTCTTGGACAGGAACAGCACTCCGCTCTCCATGCTGTGGATCTGTCGGATGTCATCAGAGGCGTGCACCTGGAAGGAGGAGTAGCGGCCCATGGTGGGGCCGAAGAAGGAGGTGGCGTGGCcctgcagggagaggggaggagctcCTTCACAACTTCATATATACAGGAACAGTTATGAACGATCGGAGGCGATTCGGCCCATCAGTGTTCCTCCAGTTCCTAGTAACTGACACTTCTCAAAACTCTGGTAAGTTGGGTCTTACAGGATTCCAGTGATTCAACATCAActacatggctaggtaacccatcccatatcctctgtgtaaagaagtgcctcctGCTCTCTAAGTCCTCTCAATTTCCAGTGAAGACCTGTCCTTCACATAACTGAGTGTGTTCGGCTGTGAAGACTCCTGCCCTACACATTATGGAGGGTGACTGGCAGTGTTGTCTTACCCTGTGGTTTCCGATCCACAGCAGCTCCTCCTGCAAGTCGAAGTGGGATGCACAGACCGGCACCCCTGCCTCCGACACCACACTGTGCAGCTCGGAGTACATGCCCTCCAGCAGGTGAAGCGAGTCAGAGCCCTGCACTGGCACAGGCAGCCCGCCAGGGTCGAGCTCCACACTCTGAAGCAGGGCTGGGTCAAGCCGGGGGTCCAGGGGCTGTTCCATGCCTGGATCCAGACTCGTGTGCAGAGCAGGGGGGTAATCCCCCATTCCAGAGTCCAGCCCGTCAAAATTCATCATCACACCCCTGtgctgacaagccaacagaaaaaaaggcagaaacatatctctatacatttttttcaatggggtcatccagttgatattttcCCAGGCTCATTACCACCAGCAACAGCGACAGAGGTCAAACTGAAAGCAATTCCACAACAACCAAGAGAACTCTGTCAGGAAAACACTGCTCACCAGCGATTATAAACAAATACTACATGGGgcagtgtgtgataaatgagaatgttAGATAACCCCCACCTCTTGGGTGGGCATTAAATTACACTATCACACACTatcccatgcattattctctgtTTATTACACTACACTACCACACACTATCCCATGCATTACTCTCTATTTATTACACTACACTATCACACGCTATCCCATGTATTATTCTCTATTTATTACACTACACTACCACACACTatcccatgcattattctctatttaTTACACTACACTATCACACACTatcccatgcattattctctatttaTTACACTACACTACCACACACTatcccatgcattattctctgtTTATTACACTACACTACCACACACTATCCCATGCATTACTCTCTATTTATTACACTACACTATCACACGCTatcccatgcattattctctatttaTTACATTACACTATCACATACTatcccatgcattattctctatttaTTACATTACACTATCACACACTATCCCATGCATTATTGTCTATTTATTACATTCCTAGACTAAGggcaaaggccaatgcagcacCCCTGAAAGGCTGGCAGATCGTAGAGCAGAACCCCAATCCGCACGCCATCGGTAATGCTTTTCCAGAGGAACCACGGCACTGCAATACTAAGTCGTGCGATAGCAGGAACTGGCTGATCGTTATTTATCACCCCAATATCAGTGCCCCCTAGAGCCCTGCAGCACGGGCCAGGTGCATCATTCAAAATCAATATATCACCATCCAGGTGTACCTTAAAAAGCACCTGAAATCTCTTCGATTTCAATATAACCTGATCCGGTAAAAACGACCCTTATGCTGCAGGGTTTCAACAGCCTATAACTATCCACTGAGTTATACTGTTAGGAGTGTTATTATTTGTTGTACTGTGTCTACACCgttaattcagtttttattttgtgcctgcAAGTTGGTGAACCCCGGTGAAGTCGGACTTCACGGAATATTTAGCTCAGCTTGTGAGCTTTTTAAGTAACTTACCGCCCGCTAGTTAACCGCAAACAAACTTCACAATAATTAGTTACATTTTACCGCATGCATTACAACACCTTCAAAGCTGTATACTTAAAACAACATCATTACACGCAGGCATTTTTGTATAGCCCATGTGTTCCAATAATAAAGCCATTAAAAGTGAAATTaccgttttaaaaataaagctgatTTAAATTCAGGCGCTGCATGGCTCCACTCACAACAATAACAGTTCGCTACTTCCGGCTAGATTCAGCCTCGCTCGCAACCTAGCGCACGCCTCTCTTTTGATTGACAGCTGTGTTATCCAACCAGTAGCACAGTTTTACCACTCGGCTCTTACTGTGCTTCAGCGACAGCCAATCAGAGGGAGTTTTGAGTCCTGTCAGGAGCAAAGCTCTTCTGTAAGAGCTTCTGGAGTCATGGGGATCCAGAGAGTTCCTCTAGAGACGTACCCCCATTCTGCAGAGTGTAAACTCtgccttctctttttaaaactgttggaTTTTTAAACACGAGTCACCTAGATTTATTTAGAGACACCCCTCCTTAACACATACGTGTTATTATTTCTAGGATCGATGTTTTCACCTGGCTTGGCAAGAGCTTTTTATCAGCGAAGTGCTGACGGAAACTGTCTCTGTCTGTGCATATTCATGAGCTGGGGCGTGGTTTAGTTGTCAAGGATAGACAACAACTCGTGCTACCAGAAATGCTTTATGCtaaattattgttaaatataaattaattcatCAGTATTTCACAAAAGTATTTTCATCGAATCCAGAATGACTAGGGGAGGGGCACTGATGCTCTATAAATCCACTCCCATCTGCATTACTAGAACATTGATTATATTTTGGGGTGCATATTCCCTTGAAAGATAGCCTTGTGATTGAAATATGTacctattaataataattaatatataatataaatctttAGCTCTATTTAACAATGCCAAGATAGTAGGCAGTGCATATCATAatgctttactgtatttacactttaAGAGTGAAGGCCTCTACACACAGGACGCAATGCGACAagccaacaaacaaaaaaaacccttttcttttccgtgtgccaGGAGGACATTGGTGCCCTTCCTGTGATGTAtggtaactagtggagtaccgCAGGGATCAGTTTTagatcctctgctcttcctaatctacagtaatgacttagactctggtatagtaagcaaacttgttaaatttgcagaggacacaaaaatagaaggagtggcaaacactgttgcagcagcaaaagtcattcaaaaagatctagacagcattcagaactgggcagacacgtggcaaattacatttaatagagaaaagtgtaaggtactgcacgcaggcaacaaaaatgtgcattataaatatcacatgggagatactgaaattgaagaaggaatctatgaaaaagacctaggagtttatgttgactcagaaatgtcttcatatagacaatgtggggaagctataaaaaaggccaacagggtgcccggatatattgtgaaaagtgttgaatttaaatcaaggaaagtaatgttaaaactgtacaatgcattagtaagacctcgtcttgaatattgtgttcagttctggtcacctcgctacaaaaaggatattgctgctctagaaagagtgcaaagaagagcgaccagaattattccgggtttcaaaggcatgccatatgcagacggtctaaaagaattgaatctattcagtcttgaacaaagaagactacgcggcaacccgattcatgcattcaaaattctaaaaggtattgacaatgtcgacccaaggggctttttcaaactgaaaaataaataagaaacaaggaCTCCCACAAATGGAGATTGGATAAAgtgacattcagaacagaaaataggaggcactt
The sequence above is drawn from the Polyodon spathula isolate WHYD16114869_AA unplaced genomic scaffold, ASM1765450v1 scaffolds_841, whole genome shotgun sequence genome and encodes:
- the LOC121309080 gene encoding PAN2-PAN3 deadenylation complex catalytic subunit PAN2-like, with the translated sequence MMNFDGLDSGMGDYPPALHTSLDPGMEQPLDPRLDPALLQSVELDPGGLPVPVQGSDSLHLLEGMYSELHSVVSEAGVPVCASHFDLQEELLWIGNHRGHATSFFGPTMGRYSSFQVHASDDIRQIHSMESGVLFLSKSNLKCVTRGGLVMFDYLMEESADMHSLLLTDNTTALVGGLQSYVTQIDLNTVQETQKFSVEVPGVAIMRHSNRFFFCGHTSGKVSLRDLRSFTLEQEFDAYSGSLSDFDVHGNLLVTCGFSSRMSGQACERFLMVYDLRMMRAISPLQVHVDPLFLRFIPTYTSRLAIISQTGQCQFCEPTGLANLADVFHVNTVGQLMSFDVSSSKRALAFGDSGGCVHLWTDSAEASFNSYSREPDFALPCMVDTLPHLDWNHDLLPLSLIPVPLSSPEQLLSDWSSACILPQPRHAPPVDPEILRTMKTVGFIGYAPNPRNRLRNQVPYKTKEAESEYDSYNQVPESPIGREEEPHLYMVPKKYRKVTIKYSKLGLEDFDFKHYNKTLFAGLEPHIPNAYCNCMIQ